A genomic region of Trichothermofontia sichuanensis B231 contains the following coding sequences:
- the gvpJ gene encoding gas vesicle protein, producing the protein MSTVTQARSSTATPRTITTATQGSTLADILERVLDKGIVIAGDISVSVGSTELLSIRIRLLVASVDKAREMGINWWEGDPFLSHQNQTLLAENQQLQQRLAALESQLKALQQASETPLAANPAAVATMTESAQAAPPRSPPSEASSPDMG; encoded by the coding sequence GTGAGCACCGTGACCCAAGCCCGATCATCGACTGCGACCCCGCGTACCATTACCACCGCCACCCAAGGGTCTACCCTGGCGGACATTTTGGAGCGGGTTCTGGATAAAGGGATTGTGATTGCGGGGGATATTTCAGTGTCCGTCGGTTCGACCGAGTTGCTCAGTATTCGCATTCGCCTGCTGGTGGCCTCGGTTGATAAGGCGCGGGAAATGGGGATCAACTGGTGGGAAGGCGATCCCTTCCTGAGTCACCAGAACCAAACCCTGCTGGCGGAAAATCAGCAGTTACAGCAACGCTTAGCGGCGTTAGAGTCGCAGCTAAAGGCATTGCAACAGGCCAGTGAAACTCCGTTAGCAGCAAATCCAGCCGCAGTGGCGACAATGACCGAATCTGCCCAAGCGGCTCCCCCGCGATCGCCCCCCTCAGAGGCATCTTCACCGGACATGGGATAA
- a CDS encoding adenylate cyclase: MVDSLGSKSILDTLKQRLGITAQLERRLHSQSDAAVYRVWQRKFVWIRTGLALKLAIVSYSTFLILGLLLPFNFGQLLIPWQGMAGVTLLSLILMAIVHRTRLGRRFPSLIFLATSWSITLIEQVWATLNGFALQGLFAWTLVFLVQATIVPVRWPLHVIAQGGVLAYYCLVNLGLGLTLTEAKPLLDVGTGLYLFWFCTIATLTVFRYEQLQQAQFRTRRQLEAAYSRLEVEKAQSERLLLNILPATVAQKLKQETTTIAESFPEVTVLFADIVGFTQLSVTLPPTQLVGWLNQIFSAFDQLAENLQLEKIKTIGDAYMVVGGLPIARPDHAEAVAEMALGMQQVVRAFNAEHNQSFSLRIGMNTGPVVAGVIGIKKFIYDLWGDTVNIASRMESQGLADCIQVTEATFQRLHDRYQFRKRGTITVKGRGEMTTYLLIG; the protein is encoded by the coding sequence ATGGTTGATAGCCTAGGCTCGAAGTCTATTTTAGACACCCTCAAACAACGGCTGGGAATCACTGCCCAATTGGAGCGTCGTTTGCACAGCCAGTCTGATGCGGCGGTTTATCGAGTTTGGCAACGAAAGTTTGTGTGGATACGCACGGGATTGGCCCTCAAGCTGGCGATCGTATCCTACTCCACATTTTTGATCCTGGGACTGCTCTTGCCTTTCAATTTTGGTCAACTTCTAATCCCCTGGCAGGGCATGGCTGGGGTGACGCTGCTGAGCCTCATCCTCATGGCGATTGTCCACCGCACGCGGCTGGGACGGCGATTTCCCAGCCTGATTTTTCTGGCGACTTCCTGGTCCATTACCCTGATTGAACAAGTCTGGGCAACGCTGAATGGGTTTGCCCTTCAGGGTCTCTTTGCCTGGACTCTGGTCTTTTTAGTCCAGGCGACGATCGTTCCCGTGCGCTGGCCCCTCCATGTGATCGCCCAGGGGGGGGTCTTAGCCTACTACTGCCTGGTCAATCTGGGTTTGGGGCTAACCCTGACGGAGGCTAAACCCCTGTTAGATGTGGGCACGGGTCTATATCTGTTCTGGTTTTGCACGATCGCCACGCTGACTGTCTTTCGGTATGAACAACTCCAGCAAGCCCAATTTCGCACCCGCCGCCAACTGGAGGCCGCCTATAGTCGACTCGAAGTCGAGAAGGCCCAATCCGAGCGCCTCCTGCTGAATATTCTGCCAGCGACTGTAGCCCAAAAGCTGAAGCAGGAAACCACGACGATCGCCGAAAGTTTTCCGGAAGTTACCGTTTTGTTCGCTGATATTGTTGGTTTTACCCAACTCTCTGTGACCTTACCCCCTACCCAACTGGTCGGTTGGCTCAACCAGATTTTTTCGGCCTTTGATCAACTGGCAGAAAACCTACAACTCGAAAAAATCAAAACTATTGGTGATGCCTATATGGTGGTGGGGGGATTACCGATTGCCCGGCCCGATCATGCTGAAGCCGTGGCGGAAATGGCCTTGGGGATGCAACAGGTTGTTAGGGCCTTCAATGCCGAACACAACCAGAGCTTTAGCCTGCGGATTGGCATGAATACGGGTCCCGTGGTGGCGGGCGTCATTGGCATCAAAAAGTTTATCTATGACCTCTGGGGTGATACCGTCAATATCGCCAGCCGGATGGAATCGCAGGGCCTAGCCGACTGCATCCAGGTGACTGAGGCCACCTTCCAGCGCCTGCACGATCGCTACCAGTTTAGAAAACGTGGCACCATCACTGTCAAAGGGCGCGGGGAGATGACAACCTACCTTTTGATTGGATGA
- the gvpN gene encoding gas vesicle protein GvpN, producing MTTILQARSRGFVSTPSIERLVTRALRYLQSGFSVHLRGPAGTGKTTLAMHLADLLGRPIMLVFGDDEFKTSDLIGNQSGYTRKKVVDNYIHSVVKLEDELRQTWVDARLTLACREGFTLVYDEFNRSRPEVNNVLLSALEEKLLVLPPTAQRSEYVRVNPHFRGIFTSNPEEYCGVHGTQDALMDRLVTISVPEPDELTQQEILVQKVGLDRPGAATIVQLVKAFRNQAKVEKSSGLRSCLMIAKVCHEHQIPITPLNADFRDICSDILLSRTGISLEEATTLLWHCLNEMARQETEATQVPGRSLELEAPQEPGLALVNTDSEDEDLENEDRNADLADLDGEPLAIAHETPTPPPPEPEPAPVAQKPAKRTSPTPKLASAVPTEPKPLAPPAVATETVTETTTIAPTAVEPAAEPAVASEVPPAAIPDYPQAVYEYLIQQREARLTDIEQALKLSRVQVVDAIRTLLATDLILKHRDGPETREGGKTRYRVNVAPEDTET from the coding sequence GTGACCACGATTCTGCAAGCGCGATCGCGCGGATTTGTCAGCACACCGTCAATTGAACGGTTAGTCACCCGCGCCCTACGGTACTTACAATCGGGATTTTCCGTGCATCTGCGGGGTCCTGCGGGTACGGGTAAAACCACCCTCGCCATGCACTTGGCTGATCTCCTCGGTCGTCCGATCATGTTGGTGTTTGGGGACGACGAGTTCAAGACCTCGGACCTGATTGGGAACCAGTCGGGTTATACCCGCAAAAAAGTTGTCGATAACTATATTCACAGCGTCGTCAAACTCGAAGACGAATTACGTCAGACCTGGGTGGATGCTCGGTTAACCCTGGCCTGCCGGGAAGGCTTTACCCTCGTCTACGATGAGTTCAACCGCTCCCGCCCGGAGGTAAATAATGTGCTCCTGTCGGCGTTGGAGGAGAAGCTGCTGGTGTTGCCGCCGACGGCCCAGCGCAGCGAGTATGTGCGGGTCAATCCCCACTTCCGGGGCATTTTCACCTCGAATCCAGAGGAATACTGCGGTGTGCACGGCACCCAGGATGCCCTGATGGACCGGTTGGTGACGATTAGCGTCCCAGAACCGGATGAACTGACCCAGCAGGAAATTCTGGTGCAAAAGGTGGGCCTCGATCGCCCCGGTGCCGCCACGATCGTGCAACTGGTAAAAGCCTTTCGCAACCAGGCCAAGGTGGAAAAATCCTCCGGCCTGCGGTCCTGCCTGATGATCGCCAAGGTGTGCCACGAACACCAGATCCCGATTACACCCCTCAATGCGGACTTCCGTGACATTTGCAGTGATATTCTGCTGTCCCGCACTGGCATTAGCCTGGAAGAGGCCACCACCCTGCTGTGGCACTGCTTGAATGAAATGGCGAGGCAGGAAACTGAGGCCACACAGGTACCCGGACGTTCGTTGGAGTTGGAAGCTCCCCAGGAGCCAGGTCTGGCTCTGGTCAACACGGATAGCGAGGATGAGGATCTCGAAAACGAGGATCGCAACGCGGACCTGGCGGACCTGGATGGAGAGCCGCTGGCGATCGCCCATGAAACCCCAACCCCTCCCCCCCCCGAGCCCGAGCCAGCCCCCGTTGCCCAAAAACCTGCTAAACGGACCTCACCAACACCCAAACTGGCGTCGGCTGTGCCCACAGAACCGAAGCCGCTTGCCCCACCAGCGGTGGCGACTGAGACAGTAACTGAGACAACGACGATCGCCCCAACAGCGGTTGAGCCAGCGGCTGAGCCAGCGGTTGCTTCGGAAGTTCCACCAGCAGCCATCCCCGATTATCCCCAGGCCGTTTATGAGTACCTGATTCAGCAGCGGGAGGCCCGGTTAACCGATATTGAGCAGGCGTTGAAACTTAGCCGTGTCCAGGTTGTGGATGCAATTCGCACCCTGTTGGCAACCGACCTGATCTTGAAACATCGGGATGGGCCGGAAACGCGGGAGGGGGGAAAAACTCGATACCGTGTTAATGTTGCTCCAGAGGATACGGAGACGTGA
- the gvpC gene encoding gas vesicle protein GvpC: MALKDVWQAARQQRQQEVQTRQAEVRQQLTTIQAQLQQEAEQLRTDLGLFRLGLASENRARQTQFQQVRNALQQFRRSLQQETQAFLGDAHQQRQQQAAMTARDLDEFVRLLKADTAQFLSDCAAERQAAAAAVAKQLQAFVQALRQQTAEFLASAAANRQAMAAALLQQLDDFVRSLQVQTAQFLTLTAQERAQMAEALMQSLGDFRARLRETVADLRQDLQLDITEIQARVAVLRAETQTFLTDTHAKRLKDQAELLQTLATYYQSLQTDVEDYLDELALIRQARANQVHRSLAQSRRDREAAVAELFDRFARFRAELQAFRANLAHYVWGTGTPLPEPPPLPPKAATKPVVSAPPAQAQTPPAAPAKPAPPPLTPPPAKTVTPPQPEAVTQVEFTPPPTPNPASAAIAPEPPPAPAPPAAQSDSAKLDSANAVYDYLKACQGARLAQIEAALGASRVQTVNALRSLIERGMVTQRDRIYYINGGAEA; this comes from the coding sequence GTGGCTCTCAAGGATGTATGGCAGGCTGCACGGCAACAACGACAACAGGAAGTCCAAACGCGGCAAGCAGAGGTTCGTCAGCAGTTAACGACGATTCAAGCCCAACTGCAACAGGAGGCGGAGCAACTGCGGACCGATTTGGGCCTGTTTCGGTTGGGGCTGGCTAGTGAAAATCGGGCACGACAGACCCAATTCCAGCAGGTGCGCAACGCTTTACAACAGTTTCGCCGATCGCTCCAGCAGGAAACCCAGGCATTTCTGGGTGATGCACACCAGCAACGGCAGCAGCAGGCGGCGATGACAGCCCGAGATTTGGATGAATTTGTGCGTCTCCTTAAGGCTGACACCGCCCAGTTCCTATCCGATTGCGCCGCTGAACGGCAGGCCGCCGCCGCCGCCGTTGCCAAACAACTGCAAGCCTTTGTGCAAGCCCTCAGACAGCAAACAGCGGAGTTTCTGGCGAGTGCGGCGGCCAATCGGCAAGCGATGGCGGCAGCCCTGCTCCAACAACTGGATGACTTTGTGCGATCGCTCCAGGTCCAAACCGCCCAATTCCTTACCTTGACAGCCCAGGAACGGGCGCAAATGGCCGAAGCGCTGATGCAGTCTCTAGGGGATTTTCGCGCCCGCTTGCGGGAGACAGTGGCGGATCTGCGCCAGGATTTGCAATTGGATATTACGGAAATCCAGGCCCGTGTGGCCGTGTTACGGGCTGAGACCCAAACCTTTCTGACTGATACTCACGCAAAACGGCTCAAAGATCAGGCCGAATTGCTCCAAACTCTGGCCACCTATTACCAATCCCTGCAAACCGATGTTGAGGATTATCTGGACGAACTGGCCCTGATCCGGCAAGCACGGGCTAATCAGGTCCACCGCTCCCTGGCCCAAAGCCGCCGCGATCGCGAAGCTGCTGTTGCTGAGCTGTTCGATCGCTTTGCCCGATTCCGGGCCGAGCTGCAAGCCTTCCGGGCCAACTTGGCTCACTACGTGTGGGGAACGGGAACCCCCCTGCCCGAACCGCCCCCCCTACCGCCCAAGGCAGCAACCAAACCCGTGGTCTCTGCCCCACCGGCTCAGGCCCAAACCCCGCCGGCAGCCCCTGCCAAACCTGCTCCGCCTCCTTTGACGCCGCCCCCTGCCAAAACAGTTACCCCACCCCAGCCAGAAGCTGTGACCCAGGTAGAATTTACGCCCCCGCCTACCCCGAACCCTGCATCGGCAGCCATCGCTCCGGAGCCGCCCCCGGCCCCGGCTCCGCCTGCTGCCCAGTCAGACTCCGCTAAGTTAGACTCTGCCAATGCTGTTTACGATTATCTGAAAGCTTGCCAGGGGGCGCGGTTGGCCCAGATTGAAGCAGCCCTAGGAGCTAGCCGGGTGCAAACGGTGAATGCGTTGCGATCGTTGATTGAACGCGGCATGGTTACCCAGCGTGATCGGATTTACTATATCAACGGAGGAGCTGAAGCGTGA
- a CDS encoding gas vesicle protein K: MSASLDLSESTPLATPRQNQEAGLAPLLLTVVELIRQLMEAQVIRRMEAGLLSDADLERAADSLRQLENQVIQLCEIFDIDPADLNIDLGEVGSLLPKEGGYYPGETSDQPSLLELLDRLLHIGVVLEGDIDLGLAELSLIQAKLRLVLTSRPVGA; the protein is encoded by the coding sequence ATGAGTGCTTCCCTGGATTTATCAGAATCTACCCCCCTGGCCACGCCCCGTCAAAATCAGGAGGCTGGCTTAGCACCTTTGTTATTAACGGTGGTCGAACTCATCCGGCAATTGATGGAAGCCCAGGTGATTCGGCGCATGGAGGCAGGACTATTGTCGGATGCGGATTTGGAGCGGGCTGCCGATAGCCTGCGGCAATTGGAAAATCAGGTTATCCAACTCTGCGAAATTTTTGACATTGATCCGGCTGATTTGAACATTGATCTAGGTGAAGTGGGATCGCTCTTACCAAAAGAAGGGGGGTACTATCCTGGCGAAACGAGCGATCAGCCTTCGTTGTTGGAATTGCTCGATCGCCTACTGCATATCGGCGTTGTCCTCGAAGGTGACATTGACCTTGGACTTGCCGAGTTGAGTTTAATTCAAGCCAAGCTCCGCCTAGTCTTGACCTCCCGTCCTGTTGGGGCTTAA
- a CDS encoding ABC transporter ATP-binding protein, with translation MNAAAPLSPETPSVPEPAIVVQTDNLSKTYRTGFWLTQKIHSLKSCSLQVYRGETFGLLGPNGAGKTTLLKLLLGIVRPSRGQGQLLGRSLGHQATRQRVGYLPENAYFYDFLTGWEFLQLTAGLFQIPTRVSRQRIPALLDLVGLSQKAARKTQMRKYSKGMLQRIGIAQALINDPEVVFLDEPMSGLDPLGRRQIREIILALKAQGKTIFFNSHVLSDVEQICDRVAVLAAGELLCVGSLDELLGTTDTYAVKGRNGNPTVLKQWVPDLSYQDSYWQGHLQGEPQDFLASLRLMNAQIVTLNLARPTLEEFFVKTLQASNLTSADTQAVEAGRSPDR, from the coding sequence ATGAACGCTGCTGCTCCGTTGTCTCCCGAAACACCATCTGTACCAGAACCCGCGATCGTGGTCCAAACCGATAACCTATCGAAAACCTATCGCACAGGTTTTTGGCTAACGCAGAAAATCCACTCGCTCAAATCCTGCTCGCTTCAGGTGTACCGGGGAGAAACCTTTGGCCTGCTAGGACCCAATGGGGCTGGCAAAACCACCCTGTTGAAGTTACTCTTGGGCATCGTGCGACCGAGTCGGGGGCAAGGCCAATTACTGGGGCGATCGCTCGGTCACCAGGCGACGCGGCAACGGGTGGGTTATCTGCCAGAAAATGCTTATTTCTATGACTTTCTGACCGGGTGGGAATTCTTGCAACTGACAGCGGGTCTGTTCCAAATTCCGACGCGTGTCTCGCGGCAACGGATTCCTGCTCTCCTGGATCTGGTGGGCCTCTCCCAAAAAGCTGCTCGTAAAACCCAGATGCGCAAATATTCCAAGGGGATGTTGCAACGGATCGGAATTGCCCAAGCCCTGATTAATGATCCCGAAGTGGTGTTTTTAGATGAACCCATGTCTGGCTTAGATCCCTTGGGACGACGGCAAATTCGGGAGATTATTCTGGCCCTCAAGGCCCAGGGAAAGACGATTTTCTTCAATAGCCATGTCCTCTCAGACGTCGAACAAATCTGCGATCGGGTGGCCGTCCTAGCGGCGGGGGAACTGCTCTGTGTAGGGTCCTTAGATGAATTGTTGGGAACCACGGACACCTATGCGGTTAAGGGCCGCAATGGGAATCCCACGGTGCTGAAGCAATGGGTGCCGGATCTGAGTTACCAGGATAGCTATTGGCAAGGTCACCTGCAGGGGGAACCCCAAGACTTTCTGGCCAGCCTGCGCCTGATGAATGCGCAAATTGTCACCCTTAACTTGGCTCGCCCCACCCTGGAGGAATTTTTTGTCAAAACCCTGCAAGCAAGCAACCTGACGAGCGCAGATACCCAAGCAGTGGAAGCGGGGCGATCGCCCGATCGCTAA